From a single Mangifera indica cultivar Alphonso chromosome 19, CATAS_Mindica_2.1, whole genome shotgun sequence genomic region:
- the LOC123202834 gene encoding lon protease 2-like gives MALPQLIPSPTSSSFPAQSHHQPALNPNPTLNPNKSFGFFSNSSSTLCHRRRRPNFLRCLASSFPEKHHTNPPKSDDDVELPLFPLPLVLFPGAILPLQIFEFRYRIMMHTLLQTDLRFGVIYSDAVSGTAEVGCVGEIVKHERLVDDRFFLICKGQERFRVTSIVRTKPYLVAEVTWLEDRPSGEEDLDALASDVEGYMKDVIRLSNRLNGKPEKEVVDLRRNLFPTPFSFFVGSTFEGAPREQQALLELEDTAARLKREKETLRNTLNYLTAASAVKDVFPSSS, from the coding sequence ATGGCTCTACCCCAACTCATTCCTTCTCCCACTTCTTCATCTTTCCCGGCTCAGTCTCACCACCAACCTGCTTTAAACCCTAACCCCACATTAAACCCTAATAAATCTTTCGgttttttctctaattcttctTCCACCCTTTGTCACCGCCGTAGAAGACCTAATTTTCTTCGGTGCTTAGCTTCTTCTTTCCCTGAAAAGCACCACACTAACCCACCAAAATCTGATGACGATGTTGAGCTCCCGCTCTTCCCGCTTCCACTTGTCCTCTTCCCTGGAGCCATTCTTCCTCTTCAGATCTTCGAGTTCCGTTATCGCATTATGATGCACACCCTCCTCCAAACCGACCTCCGCTTCGGTGTCATCTACTCCGACGCTGTTTCGGGAACCGCTGAAGTTGGGTGTGTGGGAGAAATCGTCAAGCACGAACGGCTTGTAGACGATCGGTTTTTTCTCATTTGCAAAGGGCAGGAAAGATTCCGTGTTACGAGTATTGTCCGTACGAAGCCATATCTTGTTGCGGAGGTGACGTGGCTGGAGGACAGACCGTCTGGCGAGGAAGACTTGGACGCCTTGGCCAGTGACGTGGAGGGTTATATGAAGGATGTGATTCGTTTATCCAATCGATTAAACGGGAAGCCTGAAAAAGAGGTTGTGGATCTGCGGAGGAATCTATTTCCGACGCCGTTTTCGTTTTTCGTCGGGAGCACTTTTGAAGGTGCGCCCAGAGAGCAACAAGCGTTGCTGGAATTGGAAGATACAGCGGCCAGGCTTAAGAGAGAGAAGGAAACTTTAAGGAACACGCTTAATTACTTGACTGCTGCTTCAGCTGTTAAAGATGTGTTTCCTTCTTCAAGTTAA